Proteins from a genomic interval of Yoonia sp. GPGPB17:
- the phnN gene encoding phosphonate metabolism protein/1,5-bisphosphokinase (PRPP-forming) PhnN: MNGGRLIAVVGPSGVGKDSVMAGIHAAMPQLHLVRRVITRAPALKGEDYDAVTVSQFQQMIADGAFSIHWGAHDLCYGLPVTVKYQLNKGTDCMANFSRKALAQATQIFPRFSVLNITAEPATLASRLADRARETEEEIIRRLAQADKPLPSGLDVIHLSNDGPLQQTVARAVAALQPARV, translated from the coding sequence ATGAACGGGGGGCGACTTATTGCCGTTGTTGGACCATCAGGCGTTGGCAAGGACAGTGTGATGGCGGGTATTCACGCGGCCATGCCACAGCTGCATCTGGTGCGCCGTGTAATTACCCGTGCGCCTGCACTGAAGGGTGAAGACTATGATGCCGTGACGGTCAGCCAGTTTCAGCAGATGATCGCGGACGGAGCGTTTTCAATCCATTGGGGTGCACATGATCTTTGCTACGGCCTGCCGGTCACAGTGAAATACCAGTTGAATAAGGGCACCGATTGTATGGCTAATTTTTCCCGTAAAGCATTAGCACAGGCCACCCAGATTTTTCCGCGCTTCTCTGTCCTGAACATCACCGCAGAGCCCGCAACGCTGGCCAGTAGGCTGGCCGATCGCGCACGCGAAACCGAAGAAGAGATTATCAGGCGGCTGGCCCAAGCGGATAAACCACTCCCTTCGGGGCTTGATGTGATCCATCTGTCCAATGATGGCCCGCTACAACAGACCGTGGCACGCGCCGTTGCCGCGCTTCAACCAGCCAGGGTGTAG